The nucleotide window CGAAGCCGGTTCGATACAGCGCCTCGTAGGCGAACGGGTTGTTGACGGCGATTCGAAGCCGATCGTAGCCGCGCTCTACGGCGCGGTCGCGAACGTGGCTCAGTAGCGCCGGGCCGATGCCCTCGCCACGGCGCTCGCGGTCGACGGTGACGTAGCGCAGCCAGAGCGTGCCCGCGTCGGTGCGGTCCTCGTTGAACGCGACGGCGGCGACGATCGTGTCGTCGGCTCGAGCCACGGCTTTCCCGGTGTTCGTCATCACGAACTTGCCGGCGTAGCTGAATCGTTTGTAATCGAGGCGCAGTTTCGGCCCGTCGGGTGGCCAGC belongs to Natronorubrum aibiense and includes:
- a CDS encoding GNAT family N-acetyltransferase; its protein translation is MEYELLGWPPDGPKLRLDYKRFSYAGKFVMTNTGKAVARADDTIVAAVAFNEDRTDAGTLWLRYVTVDRERRGEGIGPALLSHVRDRAVERGYDRLRIAVNNPFAYEALYRTGFAYTGEQTGIAELLLEYPTPTIEDARARYQAGLEQFRERDLSDDEERFLESRADSDPPTLERTE